The Desulfoscipio gibsoniae DSM 7213 genome contains a region encoding:
- a CDS encoding GDSL-type esterase/lipase family protein — translation MTNTIICLGDSITFGYPLGPEFSWVNHLYRRTGINLVNRGVNGDTTLDMLRRYERYVPASKVTHVHILGGANDAWMGLDMAATKRNIQEMVKLSRQQGIIPMLGLVTPLTSDPIEGGTFLPFGMEAMVSWLARYRNWLSDYAVSESIMLIDYYTPLCIPGTGQGDGQYFYDECHLNDKGYMLMAEIAERAVLKLL, via the coding sequence ATGACCAACACTATTATCTGTCTGGGTGATAGCATTACCTTTGGTTACCCCCTGGGGCCTGAATTTTCCTGGGTAAATCATTTATATCGGCGTACGGGGATAAACCTGGTGAATCGCGGTGTTAATGGGGACACCACTTTGGACATGCTGCGCCGCTATGAACGATATGTTCCGGCATCAAAGGTGACACATGTACATATACTGGGCGGCGCCAATGATGCCTGGATGGGGTTGGATATGGCTGCAACAAAGCGCAATATCCAAGAGATGGTGAAGTTAAGCAGGCAGCAAGGTATTATACCTATGCTGGGCTTGGTTACCCCCCTTACCTCCGACCCGATCGAGGGTGGCACTTTTTTACCCTTTGGTATGGAAGCGATGGTCAGCTGGTTGGCTCGATATAGAAATTGGCTGAGCGATTATGCAGTCAGCGAGTCTATTATGTTGATTGATTATTATACACCGTTATGTATTCCGGGAACTGGCCAGGGTGATGGTCAATATTTTTATGATGAATGTCACCTTAACGATAAGGGTTATATGCTTATGGCGGAGATAGCTGAAAGAGCAGTATTAAAATTGCTGTAG